A single window of Desulfovibrio sp. G11 DNA harbors:
- a CDS encoding IS110 family transposase: MKRICRIGLDIAKNKFHIHAVDQHDKDLLSKQLPRKDVLSFFATIPVCVIGLEACGGAHYWARELAKFGHETRLLAPRAVKPYVLNNKTDAADARAICEAASRPSLRTVQVKSVEQQDIGAWHKIRERKVKERTALANQIRGLLHEYGIIMPQGISYVRKQLPVIVEDLNNILSSCARDYFSELYSEFVELDLLIAKYEARILAMAKNHEDCKRLLKIPGVGPLTATAIVAHVGNASHFKNGRDFSAYLGLTPKEHSSGGKQRLLGITKRGNIYLRKLLIQGSRVVLHWSRIKAHPEMGWRKKWLLSIADRRGPFVAAVAQANKTARIIWAVLAHGVEYQPTLDNISNQ; the protein is encoded by the coding sequence ATGAAAAGAATATGCCGTATCGGTCTGGATATTGCCAAGAACAAATTTCACATTCACGCAGTTGATCAGCACGACAAAGATCTACTGAGTAAACAATTGCCCAGAAAGGACGTGCTTTCTTTTTTCGCCACAATTCCCGTGTGTGTTATTGGCCTGGAAGCCTGTGGTGGGGCTCACTACTGGGCAAGAGAGCTGGCAAAGTTCGGCCACGAAACACGTCTTCTCGCCCCCAGGGCGGTCAAGCCGTATGTATTGAACAACAAAACTGATGCGGCCGATGCCCGTGCCATCTGTGAAGCGGCAAGTCGCCCGTCACTTCGGACCGTACAAGTAAAAAGCGTTGAGCAGCAAGACATTGGCGCATGGCATAAAATTCGTGAAAGGAAAGTCAAAGAGCGCACGGCTCTGGCAAACCAGATCAGGGGACTTCTTCATGAATACGGTATCATTATGCCGCAAGGTATTTCTTATGTTCGTAAGCAATTGCCAGTGATTGTGGAAGACCTAAACAATATACTCAGTTCGTGTGCACGAGATTATTTCTCGGAGTTGTATTCGGAGTTTGTCGAACTCGATCTGCTCATCGCCAAATATGAAGCCAGAATACTGGCAATGGCCAAAAACCATGAAGACTGCAAAAGGCTCCTCAAAATACCCGGCGTAGGGCCCTTGACGGCAACAGCCATTGTGGCCCATGTCGGCAACGCAAGCCACTTCAAAAACGGGCGTGATTTTTCGGCCTATCTTGGCCTGACGCCAAAAGAGCATTCATCGGGGGGCAAGCAGAGGCTGCTTGGAATAACAAAGCGCGGGAATATTTATCTGCGGAAATTGCTGATTCAGGGCAGCCGTGTTGTGCTGCATTGGAGCCGCATAAAAGCACACCCGGAAATGGGGTGGCGTAAAAAATGGCTGCTATCCATAGCGGATCGGCGCGGTCCTTTTGTTGCCGCCGTGGCACAGGCCAATAAAACTGCCCGAATAATCTGGGCGGTCCTGGCTCATGGCGTCGAGTACCAGCCTACTCTGGACAATATCAGCAACCAGTAA
- a CDS encoding ERF family protein, whose amino-acid sequence MNQYQSENITDLAKALLCVQRTVQPVTKDAENPFTKSWYASLNSVMDACRDALIENGIWLCQYPVPVDQPNSLGLVTKLTHAESGQWQSSLAVVPLPKADPQGMGSAMTYCRRYALTAMLGMVTEDDDGEGARTGRKTPSRPRLPVNAPEARKAASGGTNVANSSPVTSNRPAAALENLPPLEGITYQQVTAQDGRPCIIASGNTQAKKEILTGAGFRWNPQRKLWWKYVDAA is encoded by the coding sequence ATGAATCAATACCAATCAGAAAACATTACCGATTTGGCTAAGGCTCTGCTCTGCGTACAACGAACCGTACAACCAGTTACAAAAGACGCTGAAAACCCTTTCACCAAGAGTTGGTACGCCAGTCTCAACAGTGTCATGGACGCCTGCCGTGATGCGCTTATCGAAAACGGCATCTGGTTGTGCCAGTACCCTGTGCCTGTGGACCAGCCCAACTCTTTAGGGCTGGTTACCAAGTTGACACATGCAGAGTCTGGGCAATGGCAAAGCTCCTTGGCCGTGGTGCCTCTGCCCAAGGCCGACCCACAGGGCATGGGATCGGCCATGACCTATTGCAGACGGTACGCTCTGACCGCCATGCTGGGCATGGTGACGGAAGATGATGATGGTGAAGGGGCAAGAACTGGCCGAAAAACGCCCTCACGTCCGAGATTGCCCGTAAACGCCCCTGAGGCGCGAAAAGCGGCTTCGGGCGGCACTAACGTCGCGAATAGTTCTCCAGTCACTTCAAATCGACCGGCAGCAGCACTTGAAAATCTTCCCCCACTGGAGGGCATTACTTATCAACAGGTGACAGCTCAGGATGGGCGGCCCTGCATCATTGCCAGCGGCAACACGCAAGCCAAAAAGGAAATACTCACAGGCGCGGGCTTCCGCTGGAACCCGCAACGTAAATTGTGGTGGAAGTATGTTGATGCCGCATAG
- a CDS encoding IS256 family transposase — MMVDPKDIPDELIDALLANYQKPDDLLGKNGILEQLTKRVMERALQAEMTYHLGHEKHGRVANASGNTRNGTSKKTLKGKNGSLPIAIPRDRDGSFEPQLVEKHQTHWQGLDDSIISLYARGMSVREIQGHLKELYHTDVSPALISAVTDGVAEDVRQWQGRPLDAIYPILYLDCIHVKVRDSGTVGTKAVYLALGVTMSGVKDLLGMWISPNEGAKFWLSVVTELRNRGVQDIFIACVDGLKGFPEAIESVFPKTQIQLCIVHLVRNSLKFVGWKERKTVAADLREIYSSPTAELAQSALERLEHKYNSSYPLITKSWRAHWQRIIPFFDYPPEIRKVIYTTNAIESLNMSLRKVTKAKGAFPHDEAVFKIFWLALRNISKKWTMPIRDWKAALNRFAIQFEERFPT; from the coding sequence ATGATGGTCGACCCCAAAGATATACCCGATGAGTTAATTGACGCTCTGCTTGCCAACTATCAAAAGCCCGACGACCTGCTGGGAAAAAACGGCATTCTGGAACAACTGACCAAGCGAGTTATGGAGCGCGCTTTGCAAGCGGAGATGACCTACCATCTGGGGCATGAAAAACATGGCAGAGTTGCCAACGCCAGCGGCAACACCCGCAACGGCACAAGCAAAAAAACCTTGAAGGGGAAGAACGGCTCTTTGCCCATTGCGATTCCTCGAGACCGGGACGGCAGTTTTGAGCCGCAGTTGGTGGAAAAGCATCAGACCCACTGGCAAGGTTTAGATGATAGCATCATTTCGCTATATGCCCGTGGCATGAGCGTACGCGAAATCCAGGGGCATCTGAAAGAGCTGTATCACACAGACGTTTCACCGGCGCTTATCAGCGCGGTAACCGATGGAGTGGCCGAGGATGTCCGTCAATGGCAAGGCCGCCCTCTGGATGCCATTTATCCTATCCTTTACCTGGACTGCATCCACGTTAAGGTGCGCGATTCCGGCACGGTCGGTACCAAGGCGGTGTATCTGGCCCTTGGCGTGACCATGAGCGGCGTGAAAGATTTGTTGGGTATGTGGATCTCCCCGAACGAGGGCGCAAAGTTCTGGCTGTCCGTGGTGACGGAACTGCGAAACCGGGGAGTGCAGGACATCTTCATCGCCTGCGTGGACGGGCTTAAGGGCTTTCCGGAGGCCATTGAAAGCGTATTTCCTAAAACGCAAATCCAGCTGTGCATTGTGCATCTGGTCCGGAACAGCTTGAAATTCGTGGGCTGGAAGGAGCGTAAAACCGTTGCCGCCGACCTGAGGGAAATATACAGCTCGCCAACGGCAGAACTGGCCCAGTCAGCCCTTGAGCGCCTGGAACACAAATACAATTCCAGTTATCCGCTCATCACAAAATCCTGGCGGGCCCACTGGCAGCGGATAATCCCCTTCTTTGACTACCCGCCGGAAATCCGGAAGGTGATCTATACGACGAATGCCATAGAATCGCTGAACATGAGCCTGCGCAAGGTGACCAAAGCCAAGGGGGCTTTCCCCCACGATGAGGCCGTTTTCAAAATCTTCTGGCTGGCGCTGCGAAATATCAGCAAAAAATGGACTATGCCCATCAGGGATTGGAAGGCAGCGTTGAACAGATTCGCCATACAATTTGAGGAAAGATTTCCAACTTAA
- a CDS encoding type II toxin-antitoxin system RelE/ParE family toxin, with protein MQSREVRWLTLALEDLHDIATYLVEKDLEAGKQVAQCLWNAGQSLASLSSRGRAGRVAGTRELVLTDFPY; from the coding sequence ATGCAAAGTAGGGAAGTGCGCTGGCTCACCCTGGCCCTTGAAGACTTGCATGACATTGCGACATATCTGGTTGAAAAGGACTTGGAGGCAGGAAAACAGGTAGCCCAATGCCTATGGAATGCGGGGCAAAGTCTTGCCTCACTCTCTTCGCGGGGAAGAGCTGGCAGGGTCGCAGGGACTCGTGAGCTTGTATTGACAGATTTTCCGTATTGA
- a CDS encoding CopG family ribbon-helix-helix protein — protein MSTVTARLDTATQAQLEKLAAATSRSRSWLVAEAVRQYVAEQSWQVEAIQEGIRQADEGNFASDHQVTEAFARWGVDAK, from the coding sequence ATGTCTACAGTCACAGCACGATTGGATACGGCTACGCAGGCGCAGCTTGAAAAACTTGCCGCAGCTACCTCGCGTTCTCGTTCATGGTTGGTAGCAGAGGCGGTGAGGCAATATGTGGCCGAACAGTCTTGGCAGGTTGAAGCTATTCAGGAAGGAATTCGTCAGGCAGATGAGGGGAATTTTGCTTCAGACCATCAGGTGACGGAAGCCTTTGCTCGTTGGGGCGTCGATGCAAAGTAG
- a CDS encoding DUF3150 domain-containing protein: MTPIVSDIRILDNLLALNLNVSLWSARRKMSQEDLGGAELPPEDLASLGSKRIADPENLKVFGTLKARAFNYLDRHGVRFMSGWAIPEEKAGEIVQELCNIRNDFQKEKENFLAGYDQNVQGWIEKHHQWGEIIRNSIVGPDYVRARMDFRWQLYKVSPLEQHADNTAVLEAGLAEEVQGLGGTLFGEVAKSAEDIWRRVYHGKTEVTHKALSPLRTLHTKLTGLSFVEPHVAPVADIVQAALQRIPKKGNITGTDLLLLQGLVCLLKDSDALVAHAQKVIEGYGPAFVLDALLADPGSIHEPDGPAGQMDGIVDGGPDDTPILPDTLPVETAVPHPAIPSLGLW, encoded by the coding sequence ATGACACCAATTGTTTCTGACATACGTATCCTTGACAATCTCTTGGCTCTTAACCTCAATGTCAGCCTGTGGTCAGCCCGACGCAAGATGAGCCAGGAAGATCTGGGCGGAGCGGAACTGCCACCCGAAGACCTGGCGTCCCTTGGTTCCAAACGCATCGCCGACCCGGAAAACCTCAAAGTGTTCGGCACACTCAAGGCCCGCGCCTTCAACTATCTGGACAGGCATGGAGTGCGTTTCATGTCCGGCTGGGCCATTCCTGAAGAAAAAGCCGGTGAAATCGTGCAGGAGCTTTGCAACATCCGCAACGACTTCCAGAAAGAAAAAGAAAACTTTCTGGCTGGCTATGATCAAAATGTGCAGGGCTGGATAGAAAAGCATCATCAATGGGGCGAGATTATACGCAACTCCATTGTGGGGCCGGACTATGTCCGCGCCCGCATGGATTTTCGCTGGCAGTTGTACAAGGTGTCTCCGCTGGAGCAGCATGCGGATAACACAGCCGTGCTGGAAGCCGGTCTGGCAGAAGAGGTGCAGGGCCTGGGCGGTACGCTCTTTGGCGAAGTGGCCAAGTCTGCCGAGGACATTTGGCGCAGGGTTTACCACGGCAAGACGGAAGTGACCCACAAAGCGCTTTCGCCTCTGCGGACGCTGCATACCAAACTCACGGGCCTGTCCTTTGTAGAGCCTCATGTGGCCCCAGTGGCTGATATCGTGCAAGCCGCACTGCAGCGCATACCCAAGAAGGGCAATATCACCGGTACTGACTTGTTGCTCCTGCAAGGGTTGGTCTGCCTGCTCAAGGACAGTGATGCCCTGGTGGCACACGCCCAGAAAGTTATCGAAGGCTATGGCCCGGCCTTTGTGCTGGATGCCCTGCTGGCCGATCCGGGCAGTATCCACGAGCCGGACGGACCCGCTGGCCAGATGGATGGTATTGTGGATGGCGGCCCGGATGACACGCCCATCCTGCCGGATACGCTCCCAGTGGAAACGGCTGTGCCACACCCTGCCATTCCCAGCCTTGGTCTGTGGTGA
- a CDS encoding amino acid permease, with protein sequence MIRSKDVLNCLPLLASVLGDQYGVQVRISGNEACTNGKVIYLPALPMDCEPELLAMARGFVDHEAAHIRHTDFAALKAAKLDPVTFNLFNCLEDWRIEKKLSGIFPGCRHNLNWLIRRFFVEEAEPRAGDDPPALAVWDYVLLTLYPWNKLGGSVDKGHWAEAMVASPFVQIFDLIGIPSAAHVLNFVVLTAALSVYNSCVYCNSRMLYGLALQGNAPKALATVSARGVPVYALMISSGATLLCVVLNYFMPAQALGMLMALVVAALVINWAMISLTHMKFRAAKVKAGEKIIFKAFWYPLSNYLCLLFMAVVLVVLTKIGMRGSVAAVPVWLLLVWAGYKAKKKYKL encoded by the coding sequence ATGATACGCTCCAAAGACGTTCTCAACTGCCTGCCCCTGCTGGCGTCCGTGCTTGGCGACCAGTACGGGGTGCAGGTACGTATCAGTGGCAATGAAGCCTGCACCAACGGCAAGGTTATCTATTTGCCTGCATTGCCTATGGATTGCGAGCCTGAATTGCTGGCAATGGCTCGCGGATTCGTGGATCACGAGGCGGCCCATATAAGGCACACGGATTTTGCTGCACTCAAGGCTGCCAAGCTTGATCCTGTAACCTTCAATCTCTTTAACTGCCTGGAAGATTGGCGCATTGAGAAAAAGCTGTCTGGCATTTTTCCTGGCTGCCGACATAACCTGAACTGGTTGATACGACGATTCTTTGTAGAAGAAGCAGAGCCAAGGGCCGGGGATGATCCTCCGGCCCTTGCTGTTTGGGACTATGTGCTGCTGACCCTGTACCCCTGGAACAAGCTTGGCGGCTCTGTAGACAAGGGCCATTGGGCAGAAGCTATGGTGGCCAGCCCCTTTGTGCAGATTTTTGATCTTATCGGCATTCCTTCAGCGGCGCATGTGCTCAACTTTGTAGTGCTGACCGCAGCGCTTTCAGTGTATAACAGCTGTGTGTACTGCAACAGCCGCATGCTCTATGGTCTGGCGCTTCAGGGCAACGCCCCCAAGGCTCTGGCCACTGTGAGCGCCCGTGGCGTGCCGGTTTACGCACTGATGATTTCCTCCGGCGCGACACTCTTGTGTGTGGTGCTGAACTACTTTATGCCTGCCCAGGCCCTTGGCATGCTCATGGCACTGGTTGTGGCGGCGCTTGTTATCAACTGGGCAATGATCAGCCTTACGCATATGAAATTTCGGGCAGCCAAGGTCAAGGCCGGTGAAAAAATCATTTTTAAGGCGTTCTGGTATCCTTTGTCCAACTATCTTTGTTTGCTCTTTATGGCCGTTGTGCTTGTGGTGCTGACGAAGATCGGTATGAGGGGGTCGGTTGCCGCGGTGCCCGTGTGGCTGCTGCTGGTATGGGCCGGATACAAGGCGAAGAAAAAATACAAGCTGTAA
- a CDS encoding DMT family transporter: MRDRKIFQLSQGEWALVGVTMIWGTTFLIIRNALDVTGPLFFVGLRFASAALAIMLISLPILRGLTLHELFAGSIIGLTLLGGYALQTFGLVTITASKSAFITAFYVPTVPILQWIFMRRRPSGMAWLGIGCALVGLILLAGPDGVSPGFSTGELLTLLSAVACALEILFIGYFAGSVNVRRVTVVQVSVTAVLSFSLMPITGESIPEFSWLLALSACGLGLATALIQLVMNWAQKSISPTRATLIYAGEPVWAAIFGRMAGERLPFLGLVGGALVVAGVLISNARIRLAKDKKTAP; this comes from the coding sequence ATGCGGGATAGAAAGATTTTTCAGCTCAGCCAGGGGGAATGGGCCCTGGTTGGCGTGACCATGATCTGGGGCACGACGTTTCTTATCATCCGTAACGCGCTGGACGTTACCGGGCCTCTATTTTTTGTGGGCCTGCGTTTTGCCTCGGCGGCCCTGGCAATCATGCTCATTTCGTTGCCAATCCTGCGCGGTCTTACCCTGCACGAGCTGTTCGCCGGGTCCATCATCGGCCTTACACTTCTTGGTGGCTACGCCCTGCAGACATTTGGGCTTGTAACTATTACAGCCAGCAAATCGGCCTTTATAACGGCCTTTTATGTGCCAACGGTGCCCATACTGCAATGGATATTCATGCGGCGCAGACCCAGTGGCATGGCGTGGCTGGGCATAGGCTGCGCGCTGGTGGGGCTGATATTGCTGGCAGGGCCTGACGGCGTTTCACCCGGCTTCAGCACCGGCGAGCTGCTTACCTTGCTGAGTGCCGTGGCCTGCGCTCTGGAGATACTGTTCATTGGCTACTTTGCCGGTTCGGTCAACGTGCGCAGGGTTACGGTTGTTCAGGTGAGCGTCACGGCGGTGCTGAGTTTCAGCCTTATGCCCATTACCGGGGAATCAATACCTGAATTTTCCTGGCTGCTTGCCTTAAGCGCCTGCGGCCTTGGCCTCGCCACAGCGCTTATTCAACTGGTAATGAACTGGGCGCAAAAAAGTATTTCTCCCACCCGCGCCACGCTTATTTACGCGGGTGAACCCGTATGGGCGGCGATTTTTGGCCGCATGGCCGGTGAACGGCTGCCTTTTCTGGGCCTTGTGGGGGGAGCGCTTGTGGTGGCGGGCGTGCTTATAAGCAACGCGCGAATTCGCCTCGCAAAGGATAAAAAGACGGCTCCGTAG
- a CDS encoding tripartite tricarboxylate transporter substrate binding protein — protein sequence MKKLLMAFACCSLFLLTSNYSLAEEVQFPKNEPINYLIPFSAGGESDLFARLQQPYLEKELGKKVVVSYKVGAAGALAWSELVNSPATGHYTAAINLPHIILQPLQRKNAGYRTEDLKPAMIFHVTPCVLAVRSDSPYKTLDDFLKAAKEKPGSVIIGACGNGTSGHLASVMLNKQAGLNIPYVPFPGTSDLPIALLGKHVTAIMAFTSGYSQYTKDMRVLAIASEERDPNIDAPTFKELGYNIVEGSFRGLAVPPSTPDSVVEKLYQACAKINAEPEFAKKAASMGMTLLDMNPKESAEFLAAKTEEYKTILTDINK from the coding sequence ATGAAAAAGTTGCTTATGGCCTTTGCTTGCTGTTCTCTGTTTCTGTTGACCTCGAACTATTCACTTGCTGAAGAGGTACAGTTTCCTAAAAACGAGCCTATCAACTATTTGATCCCCTTCAGTGCGGGAGGAGAGTCCGACCTGTTCGCTCGTTTGCAGCAGCCGTATCTGGAAAAGGAGCTTGGGAAAAAAGTTGTGGTGAGTTACAAGGTCGGCGCCGCCGGTGCTCTGGCTTGGAGTGAACTGGTCAACAGCCCTGCTACTGGACATTATACCGCCGCCATCAATCTGCCTCACATCATTTTGCAGCCTTTGCAGCGCAAGAACGCCGGTTACAGAACAGAAGATCTTAAGCCTGCCATGATCTTCCATGTCACTCCTTGCGTTCTCGCCGTGCGCTCCGACAGCCCCTATAAGACGCTGGATGATTTCCTCAAAGCAGCCAAGGAAAAGCCCGGCAGTGTTATTATCGGGGCTTGTGGCAACGGTACTTCCGGGCACCTTGCTTCCGTTATGCTGAACAAGCAGGCTGGGCTCAATATCCCGTATGTTCCCTTCCCCGGTACTTCAGATCTGCCTATTGCCCTTTTGGGGAAGCATGTGACCGCCATCATGGCCTTCACGTCGGGATATTCCCAGTACACAAAGGATATGCGCGTGTTGGCCATTGCATCTGAAGAGCGCGATCCCAATATTGACGCTCCTACCTTTAAGGAATTGGGTTACAACATCGTAGAAGGTTCCTTCAGAGGTCTTGCCGTGCCTCCCTCAACTCCTGATTCTGTGGTGGAAAAACTGTACCAAGCATGTGCCAAGATCAATGCCGAACCTGAGTTTGCCAAGAAAGCCGCAAGTATGGGCATGACGCTTCTTGATATGAACCCCAAGGAGAGCGCTGAATTCCTTGCTGCAAAGACGGAAGAATATAAGACGATTCTTACGGACATCAACAAATAG
- a CDS encoding tripartite tricarboxylate transporter permease: MDILFTAIDNVFTLQNMLFMSVAIFVGIIAGALPGFSATMAVALMVPFTFTMDTIPGLVTIGALYASTIFGGAFSAILLNTPGTPSSIATCFDGYPMARNGRGEEALYTASVASSFGGVIGTVILILFALPLAKVSLSFGPPEFFWMAVFGLTVIASLSDESMLKGFTGGLIGIMISMVGMAPIGGDIRFNMGLVSLQGGVELVSVLIGFFCIPEVFRMAADPNQKQMVVGRVQGSKKALVDAWHNVVCHMGNTLRSSVIGAFIGILPGAGGNISNIVAYNEAKRAAKDPSSFGKGNPQGVVATESANNATVEGALVPLLTMGIPGSPPAAIIFGALLMQGIQPGPELFSKNGDITYAFITSFFVCNILMAVFGILAGKYIFRLVVSIPSRCLIPGIMLLTVMGSYAIRNNSMDVILMFASGLLGYYLKELEFDPGPIVLGLILGPIAERGFVQGLLMGGAVSVDYPWLIFFMRPICVALIALCLFSVCWPLIKRILKKSRNAEALR; encoded by the coding sequence ATGGATATTTTATTCACAGCGATAGACAACGTATTCACTCTCCAGAATATGCTTTTCATGAGTGTAGCCATATTCGTGGGGATCATAGCTGGGGCGCTGCCTGGTTTTTCTGCAACGATGGCCGTTGCCTTGATGGTGCCGTTCACTTTTACCATGGATACTATACCTGGGCTTGTCACCATTGGCGCGCTGTATGCTTCCACTATCTTTGGTGGAGCGTTTTCCGCCATCCTGCTCAATACCCCCGGAACGCCTTCTTCCATAGCGACTTGTTTCGACGGATACCCCATGGCACGCAACGGCCGGGGCGAAGAAGCTCTGTACACGGCGTCGGTTGCATCCAGTTTCGGCGGCGTCATCGGCACTGTCATACTTATTCTTTTTGCCCTGCCGCTGGCCAAAGTCTCTTTGAGTTTCGGCCCCCCGGAGTTCTTTTGGATGGCCGTATTCGGGCTTACCGTTATCGCCAGCCTGTCTGATGAGTCCATGCTCAAAGGATTTACCGGCGGGCTCATCGGCATCATGATCAGCATGGTAGGCATGGCCCCGATAGGTGGTGATATCCGTTTCAATATGGGGCTGGTCTCTTTGCAGGGCGGCGTTGAGCTTGTCTCTGTCCTCATAGGGTTCTTCTGTATCCCCGAAGTCTTCCGCATGGCCGCCGACCCGAATCAAAAACAAATGGTCGTGGGCAGGGTGCAGGGCAGCAAAAAGGCCCTCGTCGATGCTTGGCACAATGTTGTGTGCCATATGGGCAATACCCTGCGTTCTTCGGTTATTGGTGCCTTCATAGGCATACTTCCGGGCGCGGGTGGCAATATCTCGAATATTGTTGCCTACAATGAAGCCAAACGTGCCGCCAAGGATCCGTCGTCCTTCGGCAAAGGCAACCCTCAAGGCGTCGTGGCTACCGAATCCGCCAACAACGCTACCGTAGAAGGCGCCCTCGTTCCCTTGCTGACCATGGGGATTCCCGGTTCTCCGCCAGCGGCCATCATCTTCGGAGCCCTGCTTATGCAAGGCATCCAGCCCGGCCCCGAGCTGTTCAGCAAAAATGGCGATATCACCTATGCCTTCATAACGTCCTTCTTTGTCTGCAATATCCTGATGGCCGTCTTTGGCATTTTGGCAGGCAAATATATCTTCCGTCTGGTCGTCAGCATCCCGTCACGTTGCCTCATTCCCGGCATCATGCTGCTTACGGTTATGGGGTCCTATGCCATCCGCAACAACAGTATGGACGTCATTCTTATGTTTGCAAGCGGTCTTCTGGGTTATTACCTGAAAGAACTGGAATTTGACCCAGGGCCCATTGTCCTCGGCCTCATCCTCGGCCCTATCGCCGAACGCGGTTTTGTGCAGGGATTGCTTATGGGCGGAGCCGTCAGTGTAGACTATCCCTGGCTGATATTCTTCATGCGTCCTATCTGCGTCGCTCTTATTGCGCTATGCCTGTTTTCCGTCTGCTGGCCGCTCATCAAACGGATACTGAAGAAAAGCCGGAATGCAGAGGCGTTGAGGTGA
- a CDS encoding tripartite tricarboxylate transporter TctB family protein has translation MKNKINIDILGGISILVIAAFFFFQLGEDFSMFALFFPEKMLPILAILGLVILVKGFVRPTKINRPIFQINKNMVAAMLVGILWVLLLEPVGFVVTSFASVFGLQILYMPKEIRSPKNVFINAAGSICTVVLFYYVFVQYLGVTLPAGVLRF, from the coding sequence ATGAAAAATAAGATCAATATCGATATCCTTGGCGGCATATCCATTTTGGTGATAGCAGCGTTTTTCTTCTTCCAGCTTGGCGAAGACTTCTCCATGTTCGCATTGTTCTTTCCTGAAAAAATGCTACCCATCCTCGCCATATTGGGGCTTGTCATACTGGTTAAGGGGTTTGTGCGTCCGACAAAGATCAATAGGCCTATCTTTCAAATTAATAAAAACATGGTTGCAGCCATGCTTGTAGGAATCCTATGGGTATTGCTTCTTGAACCGGTCGGATTTGTCGTGACAAGTTTTGCCAGTGTGTTCGGTTTGCAGATTTTGTATATGCCGAAAGAAATTCGTTCACCTAAAAATGTATTTATTAATGCGGCTGGTTCCATTTGCACCGTAGTGCTCTTTTATTATGTATTTGTGCAGTATCTTGGGGTCACTCTTCCCGCTGGAGTATTAAGATTTTAG
- a CDS encoding tartrate dehydrogenase, whose amino-acid sequence MKEYKIAVIPGDGIGQEVTPEGVRVLEAVSEVTGDFKLNYDYFSWGCDYYLKNGSMMPANGIDMLRPFDAIYFGAVGLPAKVPDHVSLHGLLIKIRLEFDQYICLRPGYLLPGVKSPLGGKKSGDIDFVIVRENTEGEYSGAGGRCHPGQPFELALETSVFTKIGVERTILYAFKLAQSRKKHLICVTKSNAQRYTLTLWDECFARVAKEFPDVSTEYMLVDAMAARLVLKPESVDVAVASNMFGDILTDIGGAITGSLGLSPSGNINPERKFPSMFEPVHGSAPDIMGQGIADPIAMIWTGAMMLDFLGHGNAAECIVDAIKKVTGEGRFLGHDLGGTASTAEITDAVIANIQGTH is encoded by the coding sequence ATGAAAGAATATAAAATTGCTGTTATCCCAGGTGATGGCATTGGACAGGAAGTGACACCAGAAGGTGTACGCGTACTTGAGGCCGTCAGCGAAGTGACTGGCGACTTCAAGTTGAATTATGATTATTTTTCCTGGGGATGCGATTATTATCTCAAGAATGGCAGCATGATGCCCGCAAACGGCATTGATATGTTACGGCCTTTTGATGCTATCTATTTTGGTGCGGTAGGGCTTCCGGCAAAAGTGCCGGATCATGTTTCGTTGCATGGGCTATTAATCAAGATCCGGTTGGAGTTTGATCAGTATATCTGTTTGCGCCCAGGGTACCTGCTGCCGGGTGTGAAGAGCCCTTTGGGGGGCAAGAAGTCCGGAGATATCGATTTTGTCATCGTAAGGGAAAATACGGAAGGTGAATACTCCGGAGCAGGCGGCAGATGTCATCCCGGTCAGCCCTTTGAACTGGCGCTGGAAACATCGGTTTTTACGAAAATTGGTGTGGAGCGCACTATTCTTTATGCATTCAAGCTGGCACAATCGAGGAAGAAACATCTTATTTGCGTGACAAAATCCAATGCACAACGTTATACACTTACGTTGTGGGACGAGTGCTTTGCGCGTGTAGCCAAGGAATTCCCCGACGTAAGCACGGAATACATGCTGGTGGACGCCATGGCCGCACGTCTGGTGCTCAAGCCTGAAAGTGTTGACGTCGCTGTGGCCTCTAATATGTTTGGCGATATTCTTACCGATATCGGAGGAGCGATTACGGGTAGCCTTGGGCTGTCTCCCAGTGGGAACATCAACCCCGAGCGGAAGTTCCCTTCGATGTTTGAACCCGTTCATGGTTCAGCCCCCGATATCATGGGGCAAGGTATAGCCGATCCTATCGCCATGATCTGGACCGGTGCCATGATGCTGGACTTCCTTGGCCATGGAAACGCTGCGGAATGTATTGTGGACGCCATCAAGAAAGTGACAGGAGAAGGGCGCTTTTTGGGCCATGATCTGGGTGGGACGGCGAGCACCGCCGAGATAACCGATGCCGTCATCGCCAATATACAAGGGACACACTAA